In Porites lutea chromosome 9, jaPorLute2.1, whole genome shotgun sequence, a single window of DNA contains:
- the LOC140948537 gene encoding lysosome membrane protein 2-like — protein sequence MGCCSQKLWIICLSASGVVLLVLGLAFGVCEVFDKLINENVDKDVQLKPGSLVYKEWIKPSVPIYMKYFVFNVTNPDEVMEGLEIPNVTQIGPYSYRELRSNEVLNWSSEHSIVTFMPNRKFIFDPETSCDGCDDKNDTFVTVNIPLLTLALKLKNTDLQNYSTCLPAVQMLADAYQVRLFQSKSVYDLLWGYTDPLLNTIVNVQSDICPRNSSKGVSSFVQLQRNNTYEGIISMNTGQKNISKLEQFIMWRGQTHLTWWSDKYANMINGTDGTQFAPRVLENDKLYVFSPDICRSMYLTYEKTVIVKNIKLYRYIAPDKGYLSGDIYPPNKGFCVPPRCLPTGLLNVSLCKPMNPPVVISPPHFYQSNKSLLNTVNGLDPVKSAHGTHLDVEPITGIVMQAAKRVQLNVALESVNTTRQTTGKFKPVFLPVMFAAESALITDKKAEEFRIKVYGAIQLLDIGQYALLGIGIVCILLAAVVFVYHKKTSNNYDCTDKEKKPLLLHEGNRG from the exons ATGGGTTGCTGCAGCCAAAAACTTTGGATAATCTGTTTATCCGCCTCGGGAGTGGTTCTCCTTGTTCTTGGATTAGCGTTTGGCGTTTGTGAGGTCTTCGATAAGCTGATCAACGAAAATGTCGACAAG GATGTGCAATTAAAACCTGGCAGTTTAGTGTACAAAGAATGGATAAAGCCCTCTGTTCCTATTTACATGAAATACTTTGTCTTTAACGTGACAAATCCAGACGAAGTAATGGAAGGCCTAGAAATTCCTAATGTGACACAGATAGGACCATATTCTTACAG AGAACTAAGATCGAACGAGGTGCTCAACTGGAGCAGTGAACACAGCATTGTAACGTTCATGCCAAatagaaaattcatttttgatcCAGAAACATCATGTGATGGCTGTGATGACAAGAATGACACATTTGTTACTGTCAACATACCACTGTTG ACTTTGgctctaaaattaaaaaatacagacTTACAGAACTACTCAACATGCTTGCCAGCAGTACAGATGTTAGCGGACGCATATCAAGTTAGACTGTTTCAAAGCAAGTCAGTTTATGATTTACTCTGGGGATATACTGACCCTCTCCTTAATACAATAGTAAATGTTCAGAGTGATATATGTCCCAGGAATTCTTCAAAAGGAGTGTCATCCTTCGTTCAGTTGCAG CGCAATAACACATATGAAGGCATCATTTCTATGAATACTGGACAGAAAAACATCAGCAAGCTAGAACAGTTTATCATGTGGAGGGGACAAAC tcatttaacatGGTGGAGTGACAAATATGCAAACATGATTAATGGCACAG ATGGTACGCAGTTTGCGCCGAGAGTTTTGGAAAACGACAAATTATATGTATTCTCTCCCGATATCTGCAG ATCTATGTATCTCACATACGAAAAGACTGTGATCGTCAAGAACATCAAACTTTACCGCTATATAGCACCAGATAAAGGCTACTTAAGTGGTGACATATACCCTCCTAACAAAGGATTTTGTGTACCTCCTCGCTGCTTACCAACTGGTTTACTTAATGTCAGTCTCTGCAAGCCAATGA ATCCGCCAGTTGTAATCTCACCTCCACATTTTTATCAAAGCAACAAATCCTTATTGAACACAGTCAATGGCCTTGATCCGGTAAAAAGTGCCCACGGAACCCATCTCGATGTGGAGCCG ATAACAGGGATTGTTATGCAAGCTGCTAAAAGAGTCCAGCTCAACGTGGCCTTGGAATCCGTAAATACCACAAG GCAAACAACTGGGAAGTTTAAACCAGTTTTTCTTCCTGTTATGTTTGCTGCTGAG AGTGCACTCATCACTGACAAGAAAGCTGAGGAGTTCCGCATCAAGGTGTACGGTGCTATCCAGCTATTAGATATTGGACAATATGCTTTGCTCGGTATTGGAATCGTGTGCATTCTTTTAGCTGCAGTTGTATTTGTCTATCACAAAAAG aCTTCTAACAATTATGATTGCACTGATAAGGAAAAGAAACCACTTCTTCTTCATGAAGG GAATCGAGGTTGA
- the LOC140948481 gene encoding uncharacterized protein has product MDKAKTPHASKVVTFSSLQVLSIAICFVTLIQVQVKLYEHDQILLTLLQQMKGNSDVRNTGLNEAIGSSGLKIQFLRESDDKHSKEDTLVRRRRNLESENKLLNTSEIITRKDIRKEVHLALSSHVCTVHCPKSARGKRGRPGHRGPPGKHGPPGPQGPQGPKGRPGDQGPPGPKGNEGPQGPKGDRGKSIAAPSIVSPLVSMVVNETDAASFQCQVRGNPIPQITWMKENFSLTVSKRIQLSRGTMVITTVTSQDGGIYTCQAKNILGVVRSSATLTVQVAAKITQKPSSIIVEEGQNVTLVCKATGQPTPTVMWRKAFGHVSKANIVVAGWNMTILSVTKADGGAYACSVKNLLSQDSAVALVTVIDRLELVLAPPPTVVANESSDIILNCAAHGKKDILWERQSQGLPKNHVIFSNGTLLLRMVSPSDAGTYKCVAKNYHRSIETVSVVKVLSYKLRSCSEIKSRRPGSSSGNYIIDPDGKGGVTPFSVNCDMNDKGGVGVTVIGHDSESRTYVNEIPGCSYHGCYRKDVTYSGVTTHQLAALTQVSQNCEQFIKYECTTGSGFLADGSAWWVSRDGTKMSYWGGATGYNNMCACGVTNSCSSSRKCNCPPSGGWSEDSGLLKDKSTLPVTQIRLGDLDGSHEKGYHTLGKLKCYGQG; this is encoded by the exons ATGGATAAAGCAAAGACGCCCCATGCATCAAAGGTTGTTACATTTTCATCGCTACAAGTTCTCTCCATTGCCATTTGCTTTGTAACACTGATTCAGGTCCAGGTTAAACTCTACGAGCATGATCAAATCCTGCTGACACTTCTTCAacaaatgaaaggaaattcggACGTGAGAAACACGGGACTCAACGAAGCAATTGGCAGTTCGGGGCTGAAAATTCAATTTCTCAGAGAATCGGATGATAAACATAGTAAAGAAG ATACACTAGTTCGCCGCAGACGCAATTTGGAAAGTGAAAACAAGCTGCTAAATACAAGCGAAATAATCACAAGAAAGGACATCCGAAAAGAGGTTCATCTTGCACTGAGTAGCCATGTTTGTACGGTGCATTGTCCGAAAAGTGCCAGGGGAAAAAGAGGCAGACCTGGTCACAGGGGCCCTCCAGGTAAACATGGCCCACCTGGGCCTCAAGGACCACAAGGACCTAAGGGTCGTCCTGGAGATCAGGGACCTCCAGGACCTAAAGGCAATGAAGGTCCTCAGGGACCCAAGGGTGATCGTGGTAAATCCATCGCAGCGCCTTCTATTGTGTCGCCTCTTGTTTCTATGGTAGTAAATGAAACGGATGCAGCCTCATTTCAGTGTCAGGTTAGAGGAAATCCGATACCTCAGATCACGTGGATGAAGGAGAACTTCAGTCTGACAGTGAGCAAACGCATCCAACTATCACGTGGTACCATGGTGATAACAACTGTGACTTCACAAGATGGGGGAATATACACGTGCCAAGCAAAGAATATTCTTGGAGTTGTAAGATCATCAGCTACACTAACTGTTCAAG TTGCTGCCAAAATCACTCAAAAGCCCTCGTCTATCATTGTTGAAGAAGGACAAAATGTGACTCTGGTTTGCAAAGCTACTGGTCAGCCGACACCGACAGTAATGTGGCGCAAAGCGTTTGGTCACGTGTCTAAAGCGAATATTGTGGTGGCAGGTTGGAATATGACCATACTCAGCGTTACGAAAGCAGACGGTGGGGCTTACGCATGCTCCGTAAAGAACCTTCTTAGCCAAGATTCTGCTGTTGCACTAGTGACAGTGATCGACAGGCTCGAATTAGTTTTGGCTCCTCCTCCGACAGTTGTTGCAAATGAGAGCAGCGACATAATATTAAACTGTGCAGCTCACGGCAAAAAAGATATTCTTTGGGAAAGACAGAGCCAAGGACTTCCTAAAAATCACGTCATCTTTTCAAATGGGACATTGCTTCTGAGGATGGTTTCTCCAAGTGACGCCGGAACTTACAAATGCGTAGCGAAAAATTACCACCGCTCTATAGAAACAGTGTCTGTTGTTAAAGTGCTAAGTTATAAGCTCAGGTCCTGCAGTGAGATAAAATCGAGACGCCCTGGAAGCTCTTCTGGTAATTATATAATTGATCCTGATGGCAAAGGTGGCGTGACTCCATTTAGCGTGAATTGTGACATGAATGACAAGGGTGGAGTTGGCGTGACGGTCATTGGTCACGACAGTGAGAGCAGGACCTATGTTAATGAAATTCCTGGATGTAGCTACCATGGATGTTACCGTAAAGATGTAACTTACTCAGGAGTCACTACCCATCAACTGGCAGCGCTTACTCAAGTCTCGCAGAACTGTGAACAGTTCATCAAGTATGAGTGCACAACTGGCTCAGGGTTTCTAGCGGATGGCAGTGCCTGGTGGGTCTCACGTGACGGAACAAAGATGAGCTACTGGGGTGGAGCTACTGGCTATAACAACATGTGCGCATGCGGAGTAACAAATTCTTGTTCCAGTAGTAGGAAGTGCAACTGCCCACCCAGCGGAGGTTGGAGCGAGGACAGTGGTTTGTTAAAAGATAAGTCCACTCTTCCTGTGACACAAATCAGACTAGGAGACTTGGACGGTTCACACGAGAAAGGTTATCACACATTAGGAAAACTCAAATGTTATGGACAGGGATAG